In the genome of Pseudomonas putida, one region contains:
- a CDS encoding lytic transglycosylase domain-containing protein, translating to MRGIILGLIWLAAGAAEADMYISIDAKGGYVLSNVHRPGRHYERVITEPVAHAGPADAQLITGRPYAELVAKAAEAHGVPQALLHALIKAESGYNPKARSPRGAAGLMQLMPDTAKEMGVKDVLDPASNLQGGARYLKRMLTLFDNDITLAVAAYNAGPDAVISRGGVVPPFAETRRYVPNVLRDYRKLQGLAEDAPL from the coding sequence ATGCGTGGAATCATCTTGGGATTGATCTGGTTGGCGGCGGGTGCCGCAGAGGCCGACATGTACATCTCCATCGATGCCAAGGGCGGCTATGTGCTGTCCAACGTGCACCGGCCAGGACGGCATTACGAACGGGTCATCACTGAGCCGGTGGCCCATGCCGGGCCGGCCGATGCCCAGTTGATCACCGGGCGGCCCTATGCCGAGTTGGTGGCCAAGGCGGCCGAGGCCCACGGCGTTCCCCAGGCATTGCTGCACGCCCTGATCAAGGCTGAGTCCGGCTACAACCCCAAGGCGCGTTCACCTCGTGGGGCGGCTGGCCTGATGCAGCTGATGCCTGACACGGCGAAGGAGATGGGCGTCAAGGACGTGCTGGACCCCGCGTCCAACCTGCAAGGTGGGGCGCGCTATCTCAAACGCATGCTGACGCTGTTCGACAATGACATCACCTTGGCCGTGGCGGCATACAACGCCGGGCCCGATGCGGTGATCAGCCGCGGTGGTGTGGTCCCGCCCTTTGCCGAGACGCGTCGCTACGTGCCCAACGTCTTGCGCGACTACCGCAAGTTGCAGGGCCTGGCCGAAGATGCGCCGTTGTAG
- the gspG gene encoding type II secretion system major pseudopilin GspG has protein sequence MQRRPITQRGFTLLELLVVLVVLGLLAGIVAPKYFSQLGRSEAKVARAQIEGLGKALDLYRLEVGHYPSSEQGLQALVAAPSGEQRWSGPYLQKAVPQDPWGRAYIYRQPGENGGEYDLLSMGKDGQPGGDGENAEITSWQ, from the coding sequence ATGCAACGCAGACCCATCACCCAGCGTGGCTTTACCCTGCTCGAACTGTTGGTGGTCCTGGTGGTGCTTGGCCTGTTGGCCGGCATCGTCGCGCCCAAGTACTTCAGCCAGCTCGGCCGCTCGGAAGCGAAAGTGGCGCGGGCGCAAATAGAAGGCCTGGGCAAGGCCCTTGACCTGTATCGCCTGGAAGTCGGTCACTACCCCAGCAGCGAGCAAGGCCTCCAAGCCTTGGTGGCGGCCCCTAGCGGTGAGCAGCGTTGGTCCGGGCCCTACCTGCAAAAGGCCGTGCCGCAGGACCCTTGGGGGCGTGCCTACATCTATCGCCAGCCCGGCGAAAATGGCGGCGAGTACGACCTGCTGTCGATGGGCAAGGACGGCCAACCCGGCGGAGACGGGGAAAATGCCGAAATCACCAGCTGGCAATGA